The Flavobacterium marginilacus genome window below encodes:
- the dgt gene encoding dGTP triphosphohydrolase, translated as MNWEQLLSLKRQGDTGKRLRIEQDETRLGFEVDYDRIIFSSAFRSLQDKTQVIPLSKTDFVHTRLTHSLEVSVVGRSLGRLVGKKILEKYPYLQEVHGYQMNDFGAIVAAASLAHDIGNPPFGHSGEKAIGEYFSIGKGLKYKDQLSAKEWQDLIDFEGNANGFSVLNSSRPGVDGGIRLSYATLGAFMKYPKESLPKKPTKNIADKKYGFFQTDKIFFQEVASEMGMIPNKTGDDIGFERHPLAYLVEAADDICYTIIDFEDGINLGLVSEDFALEYLIKLVKDSIDTSKYKTLETKEDRISYLRALAIGSLINDAVKVFIENEEAIMNGEFPFALTDKSKYKAQMDDIIKISIKNIYQSREVVEKEIVGYQIIQTLLDKFVTAFNNKYEGKMSNYDNLILKMLPEKHHLEKENLYERLLHICHFVSMLTDGNALLFYRTINAY; from the coding sequence ATGAACTGGGAACAATTATTATCACTAAAAAGACAGGGAGACACAGGCAAAAGGCTTAGAATCGAACAGGACGAAACCCGTTTAGGCTTTGAAGTCGATTATGACCGAATCATATTTTCCTCTGCTTTTAGAAGTTTACAGGACAAAACACAGGTGATTCCGCTTTCCAAAACCGATTTTGTACATACCCGATTGACACACAGTTTGGAGGTTTCGGTAGTCGGGCGTTCCTTGGGGCGATTAGTTGGAAAAAAAATACTTGAAAAATACCCATATTTACAGGAAGTTCACGGTTACCAGATGAATGATTTTGGAGCTATAGTGGCAGCGGCATCTTTGGCACATGATATTGGGAATCCTCCTTTTGGACATTCGGGAGAAAAAGCTATTGGTGAATATTTTTCGATTGGAAAAGGATTAAAATACAAAGACCAGTTGTCTGCCAAAGAATGGCAGGATTTAATAGATTTTGAAGGAAATGCCAATGGATTTTCGGTATTGAACAGTTCCCGTCCCGGCGTTGATGGCGGAATCAGGCTTTCTTACGCCACACTTGGCGCTTTTATGAAATACCCAAAAGAAAGTCTGCCCAAAAAACCAACAAAAAACATAGCCGATAAAAAATACGGTTTTTTTCAAACCGATAAAATATTCTTTCAGGAAGTCGCTTCCGAAATGGGGATGATTCCCAATAAAACAGGAGATGATATTGGTTTTGAAAGACATCCGCTTGCGTATCTTGTAGAAGCTGCCGATGATATCTGTTACACGATAATTGATTTTGAAGATGGAATCAATTTAGGTTTGGTTTCCGAGGATTTTGCTTTAGAATATTTAATCAAATTGGTAAAAGACAGCATTGATACTTCAAAGTACAAAACATTGGAAACCAAAGAAGACCGAATCAGTTATCTGCGCGCTTTGGCAATCGGGAGTTTAATCAATGATGCGGTAAAAGTTTTTATCGAAAATGAAGAAGCTATCATGAACGGAGAATTTCCTTTTGCCTTGACCGATAAAAGCAAATATAAGGCTCAGATGGATGATATTATTAAGATTAGTATCAAGAATATTTATCAGAGCCGCGAAGTCGTGGAAAAGGAAATAGTCGGATACCAGATTATTCAAACGCTGTTGGATAAATTTGTAACGGCTTTCAATAATAAGTACGAAGGAAAAATGTCTAATTATGACAATCTGATATTGAAAATGCTGCCTGAAAAACATCATTTGGAGAAAGAAAATCTATATGAAAGACTGCTTCATATCTGCCATTTCGTTTCAATGCTGACAGATGGAAATGCCTTGTTGTTTTATAGAACAATCAACGCTTATTAA
- a CDS encoding RDD family protein, with amino-acid sequence MEEFRIKKYLLASKPKRFLNWVIDSLIKLIILRLVVTSLNSSTISNEINSLDMIGRYLFWSSISFLYYGLTEVFLSRSLAKYLTRTIVVMADGSKPSPMTILTRTILRIFPFEPLTFLRGRTLGLHDENSGTFVVIKSKLEQQKNEHLALLSLEKS; translated from the coding sequence ATGGAAGAATTTAGAATCAAAAAATATTTGTTGGCATCAAAGCCAAAGCGATTTTTAAATTGGGTTATAGACAGTTTAATAAAGTTAATTATTTTGAGATTGGTGGTTACTTCTTTAAATTCTTCAACGATTTCAAATGAAATAAACTCATTAGATATGATTGGAAGATATTTGTTTTGGAGTTCTATTAGTTTTCTGTATTACGGACTTACAGAGGTTTTTCTTTCTCGTTCCCTCGCCAAATATTTAACCAGAACGATTGTTGTTATGGCAGATGGCTCAAAACCTAGTCCTATGACTATCTTGACTCGAACTATACTGCGTATTTTTCCTTTTGAACCATTAACTTTTTTAAGAGGACGTACTTTAGGTTTGCATGATGAAAATTCCGGAACTTTTGTTGTCATAAAATCTAAACTGGAACAGCAAAAGAATGAACATCTAGCATTGTTATCTTTAGAAAAATCTTAA
- a CDS encoding Lrp/AsnC family transcriptional regulator: MDTIDSIDLQILKHLQEDSNINIKELAGKLFLTVTPVYERIKRLERDGYIMKYVALLDKKKLNLGMTVFCNVRLKEHAKNVGSNFVKDIVALPEIIECYNIAGDYDFMLKILVEDMSSYQDFVMNKLSTIENIGNTQSVFVMGEIKHSTALAI; the protein is encoded by the coding sequence ATGGACACTATTGACAGTATCGATTTACAAATCCTGAAACACCTGCAGGAAGACTCCAATATCAACATAAAAGAGCTGGCTGGTAAATTATTTCTCACCGTAACACCCGTTTATGAACGCATCAAAAGGCTCGAACGCGATGGTTATATCATGAAATACGTAGCATTATTGGACAAGAAAAAACTAAATCTCGGAATGACCGTTTTTTGCAATGTCCGCCTAAAAGAACACGCCAAAAACGTCGGAAGCAATTTTGTAAAAGACATCGTGGCGCTTCCCGAAATCATCGAATGCTATAACATTGCCGGCGATTATGATTTTATGCTAAAAATTTTGGTCGAAGATATGTCTAGTTATCAGGATTTTGTAATGAACAAACTCTCCACTATCGAGAATATCGGCAATACACAAAGCGTTTTTGTAATGGGCGAAATCAAGCACAGTACGGCATTGGCAATTTGA
- the metE gene encoding 5-methyltetrahydropteroyltriglutamate--homocysteine S-methyltransferase yields MKTNNLGYPRIGSNRELKKANELYWAGKITAEELLATGSAIRTQNWKLQAENGIDLIPSNDFSLYDQVLDLTLTLGAIPERYYEFSRTNNSLDLYFAMARGAQKNGQDVVAMEMTKWFDTNYHYIVPEFTKNQKFELFSTKVIAEFIEAKNLGIITKPVLIGPVSYLLLGKEKEEGFHRIDLIHNLLPVYFEILKKLEAEGATYIQLDEPFLALNLTNKEREAIAYVYNEINANFPNLKVVLANYFDCFGENIETALALPVDTFHLDLVRCPLQLDDILESGKLAGNVNLSLGVVDGRNIWKNDFKKSLALIEKAVNALGKDRILIAPSCSLIHSPCDLDLETNDQTLTPEIKQWLAFAKQKIQEIALLKSFATNEQQAETSLRFIENTVANENRKTSKLIHNEGVKNRVASITAGDDQRQNAFAIRRKSQTEALKLPLFPTTTIGSFPQTAEVRSWRAKFKSGQLTQQQYDDLLQKETEETIRFQEESGIDVLVHGEFERNDMVEYFGEQLDGFTFTKNGWVQSYGSRCVKPPVIYGDVSRPTPMTVKWAEFAQSLTPKWVKGMLTGPVTILQWSFVRNDQPRSETCTQIALAIRDEVVDLEKAGIKIIQIDEPAIREGLPLRKEEWANYLDWAIKAFRISASGVADDTQIHTHMCYSEFNDIIQNIADMDADVITIECSRSQMELLDAFADFKYPNEIGPGVYDIHSPRVPSNEEMVHLLKKASSVIPADQLWVNPDCGLKTRHWDETKKALIEMVNAAKKMRVAVEDIAIV; encoded by the coding sequence ATGAAAACAAATAATTTAGGTTATCCAAGAATTGGAAGCAACAGAGAATTGAAAAAAGCGAATGAATTATACTGGGCTGGAAAAATTACTGCCGAAGAACTATTAGCAACAGGTTCTGCTATTAGAACGCAAAACTGGAAATTACAAGCCGAAAACGGAATTGATTTAATCCCATCGAATGACTTTTCACTGTATGACCAAGTATTGGATCTAACGCTGACTCTTGGTGCTATTCCAGAGCGTTACTATGAATTCTCGAGAACAAATAATTCACTTGATTTGTATTTTGCGATGGCTCGTGGCGCTCAAAAAAACGGACAGGATGTTGTGGCGATGGAAATGACCAAATGGTTTGACACGAACTATCATTATATTGTACCTGAATTCACTAAAAACCAAAAATTCGAATTGTTTTCGACCAAAGTTATTGCTGAATTTATTGAAGCCAAAAACCTTGGAATTATTACAAAACCTGTTTTAATTGGACCTGTTTCTTATTTATTATTGGGAAAAGAAAAAGAAGAAGGTTTTCATAGAATTGACCTTATTCATAATTTGCTTCCTGTTTATTTTGAGATTTTAAAAAAGCTGGAAGCCGAAGGCGCGACTTATATTCAGCTTGACGAACCATTTTTAGCATTGAATTTGACAAATAAAGAGCGTGAGGCGATTGCGTATGTTTACAATGAAATCAACGCTAATTTTCCGAATCTAAAAGTAGTTTTGGCAAATTATTTTGATTGTTTTGGGGAGAATATTGAAACAGCTTTGGCTTTGCCTGTGGATACTTTTCATTTGGATTTAGTACGTTGTCCATTACAATTGGATGATATTTTAGAGTCTGGAAAACTGGCAGGCAACGTAAATCTTTCTTTGGGAGTTGTTGATGGAAGAAATATCTGGAAAAATGATTTCAAAAAATCGCTGGCTTTAATCGAAAAAGCAGTTAATGCCTTGGGAAAAGACAGAATCCTGATCGCCCCTTCCTGTTCATTGATTCACTCTCCATGTGATTTGGATCTGGAAACGAATGACCAAACATTAACTCCCGAAATCAAGCAATGGCTGGCTTTTGCCAAACAAAAAATTCAGGAAATAGCGCTTTTAAAATCTTTTGCTACAAATGAACAGCAAGCAGAAACATCTCTTCGATTCATTGAAAATACTGTAGCCAATGAAAACAGAAAAACTTCAAAATTAATTCACAACGAAGGCGTTAAAAATCGTGTAGCGAGTATTACTGCTGGAGATGACCAAAGACAAAACGCTTTTGCTATAAGAAGAAAAAGTCAGACCGAAGCTTTAAAACTTCCTTTGTTTCCAACGACAACTATTGGTTCTTTTCCGCAGACTGCAGAAGTAAGAAGCTGGAGAGCTAAATTCAAAAGCGGCCAATTAACGCAACAGCAATATGACGATTTACTTCAAAAAGAAACAGAGGAAACCATCCGTTTTCAGGAAGAATCAGGAATTGATGTTTTGGTTCATGGAGAATTTGAGCGTAATGATATGGTGGAATATTTCGGCGAGCAATTGGACGGATTTACGTTTACCAAAAACGGCTGGGTACAAAGCTACGGAAGCCGTTGTGTAAAACCGCCTGTTATTTACGGTGATGTTTCGCGTCCTACTCCTATGACTGTAAAATGGGCAGAGTTTGCACAATCACTGACTCCAAAATGGGTAAAAGGAATGCTTACTGGTCCTGTAACTATTCTGCAATGGTCATTTGTACGTAATGATCAGCCACGTTCGGAAACGTGTACTCAAATTGCTTTGGCGATTCGTGATGAAGTAGTAGATTTGGAAAAAGCAGGAATTAAAATCATTCAGATTGATGAACCTGCGATTCGTGAAGGATTGCCATTGCGTAAAGAAGAGTGGGCAAATTATTTAGACTGGGCAATTAAAGCTTTTAGAATCTCCGCCAGTGGTGTTGCTGATGATACACAGATTCACACACATATGTGCTACAGCGAATTCAACGATATCATTCAAAACATAGCCGATATGGATGCCGATGTCATTACTATCGAATGTTCGCGTTCGCAAATGGAGTTACTGGATGCTTTTGCTGATTTTAAATATCCAAACGAAATTGGGCCTGGAGTATATGACATTCACTCGCCTCGTGTTCCTTCGAACGAAGAAATGGTTCACCTGCTAAAAAAAGCATCTTCGGTTATTCCTGCGGATCAGTTATGGGTAAATCCTGATTGCGGATTGAAAACGCGTCATTGGGATGAAACCAAAAAAGCCTTGATCGAAATGGTGAATGCTGCGAAGAAAATGCGTGTGGCTGTTGAGGATATTGCAATAGTTTAA
- a CDS encoding HigA family addiction module antitoxin, with the protein MENLKNIHPGEILKEEFLEPLGITAYRLSKETFIPQTRVSEILKGKRRITADTSLRLSVYFGTTAKFWLGLQDDYDLEEENNAKKNEFKNIIPVKIV; encoded by the coding sequence ATGGAAAATTTAAAAAATATACATCCTGGAGAAATTTTGAAAGAAGAGTTTTTAGAGCCATTAGGTATAACTGCTTATCGATTGTCTAAAGAAACTTTTATTCCGCAAACTAGAGTAAGCGAGATCTTAAAGGGAAAACGTAGAATTACCGCTGATACGTCTTTAAGACTGTCTGTTTATTTTGGAACTACAGCTAAGTTTTGGCTCGGACTTCAAGATGATTATGATTTGGAAGAAGAAAATAATGCTAAGAAAAATGAATTTAAAAATATAATACCAGTTAAAATAGTTTAA
- a CDS encoding type II toxin-antitoxin system RelE/ParE family toxin has translation MIKNFGDKETEKVWNGIQSRKLPSEIQNVARRKLRMINNAQNVTDLRIPPANHLEKLSGNFSGLYSIRINNQWRIIFNWENDNAFEVQIIDYH, from the coding sequence GTGATAAAAAATTTTGGAGATAAAGAAACAGAAAAGGTTTGGAATGGAATCCAATCAAGAAAGTTACCTTCTGAAATTCAGAATGTGGCAAGAAGAAAGCTAAGGATGATTAATAATGCTCAAAATGTGACTGATTTAAGAATTCCACCTGCTAATCATCTGGAAAAGCTGAGTGGAAATTTCTCTGGCCTCTATAGTATTAGAATTAATAATCAATGGCGTATAATTTTTAATTGGGAAAATGACAATGCTTTTGAAGTACAAATTATAGATTATCATTAA
- a CDS encoding SDR family oxidoreductase, with translation MKKLQNKVAVITGGNSGIGLATAKLFAEEGAKVAITGRNKATIDEAVYEIANGSIGLVSDVSDIQNIDRTYTTIKDTFGKIDVLVVNAGVFIAAPLADFTEEMFDQTSDINFKGVFFTIQKALPHLNDGASVVITASTVAHKGFATTAAYSASKAAVRSLARTLSAELLDRNIRVNVLSPGPIDTPIFSRNGASEEEANGTKTHFASGIPAKRLGTSEEMAAGFLYLASDDSKFMIGGELLLDGGAATL, from the coding sequence ATGAAAAAATTACAAAACAAAGTAGCTGTAATCACTGGTGGTAACAGCGGAATAGGATTGGCAACTGCAAAATTATTCGCAGAAGAAGGAGCGAAAGTGGCCATAACAGGACGAAATAAAGCAACCATAGATGAAGCTGTTTATGAAATCGCAAATGGTTCGATTGGTTTGGTAAGCGATGTATCGGATATTCAAAACATTGATAGAACTTATACAACGATAAAAGATACTTTTGGAAAAATTGATGTATTAGTAGTGAATGCAGGTGTATTTATCGCAGCTCCTTTAGCCGATTTTACCGAAGAAATGTTTGACCAGACCAGTGATATTAATTTCAAAGGAGTTTTCTTTACGATTCAAAAAGCATTACCGCATCTTAATGACGGCGCTTCGGTGGTTATTACGGCCTCGACTGTGGCGCATAAAGGCTTTGCAACTACAGCGGCGTATTCGGCTTCCAAAGCGGCAGTCCGTTCATTGGCCAGAACATTATCTGCTGAATTATTGGATAGAAATATCCGTGTAAATGTACTTTCTCCTGGCCCAATTGATACACCAATATTTTCAAGAAACGGAGCTTCAGAAGAAGAAGCCAACGGAACCAAAACTCATTTTGCATCAGGAATTCCTGCCAAACGTTTAGGAACTTCCGAAGAAATGGCAGCAGGATTTCTGTATCTAGCTTCCGATGATTCTAAGTTTATGATTGGCGGTGAGCTGTTATTGGATGGTGGAGCTGCGACTTTGTAA
- a CDS encoding ArsR/SmtB family transcription factor, with protein sequence MITELNIKQVEKISKALGDPYRLKIMKIVSNNNSCTQCCDVSAEFNLAQSTMSHHIKQLIDADLLIADKEGRNLKFVINKEVCEAYAAYISSLVL encoded by the coding sequence ATGATTACCGAATTAAACATAAAACAAGTCGAAAAAATCTCAAAAGCTCTGGGCGACCCCTATCGTTTAAAGATTATGAAAATCGTCAGCAACAATAACAGCTGTACGCAATGTTGCGATGTTTCTGCTGAATTTAATCTGGCGCAGTCTACCATGTCACATCATATAAAACAGCTCATAGATGCTGATTTATTGATTGCGGATAAAGAAGGACGTAATTTAAAATTTGTAATCAATAAAGAAGTCTGCGAAGCTTATGCGGCTTACATCAGCAGTTTGGTGCTTTAG